The genomic region AAAAAGAGATGCAGTTTAAATATATGTTTTTAATAGGGATAAGCGTTATTTTAGGTATAGCTATAATGACTTTTGAAGTTCTTACTACATTGCAAAATATTTACGCTAACTATCCTATGGTGCTGCAGCCTTTATATGATAAATTCATACCTATAAGTTTAACGATAGGTTTGAAAATGGTTATTTTTTTGATTCTTGTTATGCTTGTTTCGGCTATTTTATCACAGAAAATGGCGGGACCTATATACAGGTTTGAAGTTACATGCAAGGAAATAGCCAAAGGCGATTTTTCCAAAAGAGTGAATTTGAGAAAAGGCGATGAATTTGGCGATTTGCAAAAAGATTTTAACAATATGATGGATGTTGTGGAAGCAGAGATAAAGAAGGGTAGAAATGAAAATAAACAATCTTGAAAAAATATCTTTTTTGGCAGTTATATTACTTGTTTCCCCGCATATTTTCGCGGCGGAGTACTTTAGCCGTTTTACTCCTGCGGCGGACGTTACTTTAGAGCAGGCTATAAGGCTTGGTATTGAAAATAATACCAACCTGCTAAGCGTTGAGCAGAGTATAATAATAGCCGAACACAGAGTAAATGAAACTTCGTTTATGCGCTTTCCGCAATTTGACTTAATGGCTTCGGCCACAAAATATGATTTGGAATATCCCACAGTTTTACCTGAAAGTATGGGTTTTAAAGTTTTAAGCCCCCAAAGCGGCCGGAATGATAATTTATACGGCGTAAGAGTGTCTGCCGTGCAATATTTATACTCGGGAGGCAGAATTTCCGGTTCAATAAAACTTGCGAAAGCGCAGCTTAAAGAAGAAAAAAGTAAATATGAAACGGAAAGAAATAATGTTATTTTTAACGTAAAGAATTCTTTTTATAATATGCTTTACGCGCAAAAAAGGCTTGAAACTGCCGAAGAGGGTTTTAAAAGAGCACAAAACTACGCAAAAAAACAACCTTTACAAGGCTGGCGGGGAGTAGCGGTTACCGCGGCGGTTGAAAAGTTCAGAACGGAAGTTTTTGCGGCCAGGCATGAGTTTAAAAAAGCTCATTTGGATTTACTTAAAAATTTAAACAAAGAACTTAACGCCGAAGTTAAAATAAAAGGTGATTTTAAACCTTTTACGTTTGAAAGCGATTTGTCTAAATTGACGCTTTGGGCCATGCAGTTCAGGCCGGAACTTAAAACCGCTCTTTATGAACTTGAAGTTTATAGCATTTACACAAATTTAAGTATAAGCCAAAAATATCCCGATATTATTGTGGGCGCCAGTTTTGAACAGCTTGGGGATTCTTCTTTAGAAGATACCAACAAGCAAATAAGTATGGCGGTGCGTTTGCCCCTTTCATACGGTTTTATAAGCCAGCCCAGGCAAAGAAAAGCACAACAAAAACAAAGCACGCTCAGACGCGCCGATCTTGAAGACAGAATAAGAATACAGGTGTCGGAAAACTTTAGTAATTTGACTTTCTGGCAGGCTGAGGTTGTACAAAGGGAAGCATCTTTGGAAATTCTGTCTAAAGAAATAGCCAAAAATGAAAAACTGGGATCTTTTGGCCAGGAATCTCTTTTAGCGTTGGAAGCTTACCAAACCGCTAAATACTCTTATCTTCAAGCCGTATTTGAAAACCTTAAATCTAAAGCAGGCCTTGAATGGGCGGTAGGCCAAGATTTATAATTGTAAACTATTATGAAAAAATATTGTCTTTTATTCGCTGTTTTTGTAACTGCTTTGCCTCTTTTTTCGGGAGAAATAAAGAAGCAGGACGATATTTTGCGCGAATTTTTGTGGAATGAATTTATTTCAACTCCTGCTGAAGAAAGAACAAAAGTAGGGCTTTCTTTATCAGCCGGCGGAACGCGCGGTTTCGCGCATGTGGGCGTTTTAGAAGTGCTTGAAGACGCCGGCACGCCAATCGATATGCTTACGGGAACTTCTATGGGGGCGGTAATAGGTTCCGCTTACGCCGCCGGGCTTCCGATAAAAGGACTTTGGGAACTTGGCGAAAACATGACTATTAATAAAGTTACCGATGATCTTGGCGTTACCGGTTTATTTAAGCTTATAGTAGGTAAAGAGCTTCCCACTTCACAGCAATTTGAGGTTTTTTTAAACGAAAACCTGGAAAATAAAAATTTTGAGGATTTGAATATTCCTTTTGCCTGCCCTTCAATGGATATTAAAACGGGTGAGAAAGTTTTGTTCACTTCAGGCCCCGTGGCATTAGCGGTGCGCGCCAGTATGAATTTGCCCGGCGTTTTCGAGCCCGTGCAATACAGGCAGCGCCAGTTGGTAGACGGCGGGGTTGTGGACTATTTGCCTGTTGGCGCGGTAAAAGATTTAGGGGCCGAATATGTTATAGCCTCCCTTGCTTTGCAAGATTACAGCGGCGTTGTTCCTAAAACAATAGCGGCGTACCTGTTAAGAATAGGCGATATAAGAGGCGCAATCTTAACGGAGGAAGCCTTGACTAAAGCTAATTTTGCCGTAAAGCCGAAAATAGCAAATATAGAAGTTCTGGCTTTTGAAAAGCTGCCCAAAGCGGGTGAAATAGGTGTTAGGGAAATGTATAAAAATCTTCGCGCTTTACAGGAAGATTTAATACTTTTTAATATGAAAAAATATGCGAAATAAAAAACTTATTATTTTTATTTTATTTTTACTTTGCTGCGCTTTAAGCGCGGAGGCTGCCGTATGGCCTTTTGGAAAAAAACAAAAAAAACTGCTTAATGACGCCAGACAAGATTATTCGGAAGGAAATTATTATTCGGCCATAGATAAGCTCAAAGTTTTTCTTGTTGAAGGTACCGTTAAAAGGCGCGAAAAAAGAGCCTATCTTCTCCTTGGTGAAAGTTATGAAAAAATAGGAGAAATTGATTCAGCTCTTAACACATATCTTGAAGGCGTTGAGTTAAACCCCAAAGATAAAGACCTTTTGTTAAAGCTGGGAGCTCTTTACCAAAGAAACGATTTAATACGGGACAGCATAGAAATTTATGAGCGTATTTTAGCTCTTGATAAAAACAATTCACAGGCTTTTCTGGGGCTTGCCAGGGCATATACAGATGAAGGATTTTTTTCTAAAGCGGAAGGATATTTCCAGCAATATTTAAGGATAACAAAGATAGAGGATTTTGACGGTGATATTTTTTTGGAACATGCCGGCGCTTATTTCAGACAGAGGAAATATAATGAAGCTCTCTTTAACGCGGCCTTATCTATTG from Elusimicrobium minutum Pei191 harbors:
- a CDS encoding methyl-accepting chemotaxis protein; translation: MQDNKQMPAQQTVKPVFKRRIIFIKKEMQFKYMFLIGISVILGIAIMTFEVLTTLQNIYANYPMVLQPLYDKFIPISLTIGLKMVIFLILVMLVSAILSQKMAGPIYRFEVTCKEIAKGDFSKRVNLRKGDEFGDLQKDFNNMMDVVEAEIKKGRNENKQS
- a CDS encoding patatin-like phospholipase family protein produces the protein MKKYCLLFAVFVTALPLFSGEIKKQDDILREFLWNEFISTPAEERTKVGLSLSAGGTRGFAHVGVLEVLEDAGTPIDMLTGTSMGAVIGSAYAAGLPIKGLWELGENMTINKVTDDLGVTGLFKLIVGKELPTSQQFEVFLNENLENKNFEDLNIPFACPSMDIKTGEKVLFTSGPVALAVRASMNLPGVFEPVQYRQRQLVDGGVVDYLPVGAVKDLGAEYVIASLALQDYSGVVPKTIAAYLLRIGDIRGAILTEEALTKANFAVKPKIANIEVLAFEKLPKAGEIGVREMYKNLRALQEDLILFNMKKYAK
- a CDS encoding tetratricopeptide repeat protein; translation: MRNKKLIIFILFLLCCALSAEAAVWPFGKKQKKLLNDARQDYSEGNYYSAIDKLKVFLVEGTVKRREKRAYLLLGESYEKIGEIDSALNTYLEGVELNPKDKDLLLKLGALYQRNDLIRDSIEIYERILALDKNNSQAFLGLARAYTDEGFFSKAEGYFQQYLRITKIEDFDGDIFLEHAGAYFRQRKYNEALFNAALSIDKLGENKDNTFLVAKINRMQGNMEDAYIYIDKAINLEGYDNCYTALLTKALWLTQDKRYEEAKIISDSVLLEKPNNRLALYVNFLAYRGKGNKNKADEYLKRISAYEDNSFISRVARTHLSVDN
- a CDS encoding TolC family protein; translation: MKINNLEKISFLAVILLVSPHIFAAEYFSRFTPAADVTLEQAIRLGIENNTNLLSVEQSIIIAEHRVNETSFMRFPQFDLMASATKYDLEYPTVLPESMGFKVLSPQSGRNDNLYGVRVSAVQYLYSGGRISGSIKLAKAQLKEEKSKYETERNNVIFNVKNSFYNMLYAQKRLETAEEGFKRAQNYAKKQPLQGWRGVAVTAAVEKFRTEVFAARHEFKKAHLDLLKNLNKELNAEVKIKGDFKPFTFESDLSKLTLWAMQFRPELKTALYELEVYSIYTNLSISQKYPDIIVGASFEQLGDSSLEDTNKQISMAVRLPLSYGFISQPRQRKAQQKQSTLRRADLEDRIRIQVSENFSNLTFWQAEVVQREASLEILSKEIAKNEKLGSFGQESLLALEAYQTAKYSYLQAVFENLKSKAGLEWAVGQDL